Proteins from a single region of Oncorhynchus tshawytscha isolate Ot180627B linkage group LG03, Otsh_v2.0, whole genome shotgun sequence:
- the LOC112235145 gene encoding twist-related protein 2, producing the protein MEEGSSSPVSPMDSLLTSEDELDRQQKRFGRKRRHSKKSSEDSCPDNVKRGKKPSPSSSTQSYEELQNQRCLANVRERQRTQSLNEAFSSLRKIIPTLPSDKLSKIQTLKLASRYIDFLYQVLQSDEMDNKMSSCSYVAHERLSYAFSVWRMEGAWSMSASH; encoded by the coding sequence ATGGAAGAGGGCTCAAGTTCTCCCGTCTCCCCAATGGATAGCCTACTGACCAGTGAGGATGAGTTGGACAGGCAACAGAAAAGATTTGGAAGGAAGAGGAGACACAGTAAAAAGTCGAGCGAGGACAGCTGTCCGGATAACGTGAAACGGGGCAAAAAACCGAGTCCGAGCAGCAGCACTCAGTCCTACGAGGAGTTGCAGAACCAGCGGTGCCTGGCCAATGTCAGGGAGAGGCAAAGGACACAGTCGCTCAACGAAGCCTTCTCGTCTTTACGCAAAATCATCCCCACGCTACCCTCGGATAAACTGAGCAAGATCCAGACACTAAAACTGGCCTCCAGATACATAGACTTCCTCTATCAGGTGCTGCAAAGCGACGAGATGGACAACAAGATGTCGAGCTGCAGCTATGTTGCGCACGAGAGACTCAGTTACGCTTTCTCCGTATGGCGGATGGAGGGCGCGTGGTCAATGTCTGCATCTCATTAG